Part of the Anaerobacillus alkaliphilus genome, TCTATATGTCAGAAATGGGTGGATTACTATTAGGTTCTAAGCTACCTGTAAAATTTAGAGACTTAGTTTTCATCTTTTTATTACGTACAATTATTACGTTACCAATCGTAGTTGGTGTCGCTCACATTATTTTTTAGGAGGTTCGTTTTGAAATCATTAGTCATTCGAAACCTTGTAACAATTGCAGATTTAGAAGTTGTTCGTAAACTAGAAGCACTTATTTGGAGTTTGGAAGATTCTGTACCCGTCAATCAAACTGTAGCTGCTGTAAAAAATGGAGGCCTCGTCATCGGGGCCTTTCTTACCGATAAACTTGTAGGCTTTCAATATAGTTTTCCAGGATATGACGGGGAAAAAATTTATTTGTGTTCACATAGTTTAGGTATTCACCCAGATTTTCAAAAAATGGGAATTGGTGAAAAACTTAAACTTGCTCAGAAAACTGTGGCGATTGAAAAGGGATATGATTTAATAACCTGGACCTACGATCCGTTGGAAACAGTGAATGGGTATTTAAATTTACATAAGTTAGGAGCAGTATGCTCGACTTATTTAGAAAATGCCTACGGTGAGATGGACGATAACCTAAATGCCGGCATCCCGACAGATCGTTTTTTAGTAGAGTGGAAAATTAAGGAACAGCGAGAGGTTGCCGGAAGTTATCAGCCTGCACCGAAAATCTCAACTCTAGAACACATCCAACATGATGACGTTCTTTTCGTGCCCGTGCCAGGGAATTTCCAAGAATTAAAAAGAGATCATTTTTCACATGCACAAAAGTGGCGCGCACGTACACGTGAGATTTTTACTTATTATTTCAGACTTGGATATAGTGTTGTTGACTTAATCAAAGATCATGACGTCGATCGGCAGTATCTTTATGTTCTAAAAAAGGGGTAGATCATGGATATTAAGAGTATTGTATTACGACAGGTGAAGATGGATTTGTTA contains:
- a CDS encoding GNAT family N-acetyltransferase; translation: MKSLVIRNLVTIADLEVVRKLEALIWSLEDSVPVNQTVAAVKNGGLVIGAFLTDKLVGFQYSFPGYDGEKIYLCSHSLGIHPDFQKMGIGEKLKLAQKTVAIEKGYDLITWTYDPLETVNGYLNLHKLGAVCSTYLENAYGEMDDNLNAGIPTDRFLVEWKIKEQREVAGSYQPAPKISTLEHIQHDDVLFVPVPGNFQELKRDHFSHAQKWRARTREIFTYYFRLGYSVVDLIKDHDVDRQYLYVLKKG